The following coding sequences are from one Leptospira mayottensis 200901116 window:
- a CDS encoding N-6 DNA methylase, with protein sequence MSQEVNRKNKNKFLGQFFTPERVAGFLVDWILGAERIASQEGLKRILDPAIGNGIFFESVLDKLPNLDAEWVGFDLDTQCLSASRSALENRISKTSILSFYDRDFLLQKESQKFDAILCNPPYRKISDKNYSRELIQQFEGKSDRKLPGTANLYVFFLLKCLNLINVGGRAAFLVPQDFFNSGYGVFIKSALQESGLLHSLFLFSPQDSLFDEAITSSCILLLENSEKEKKSGFYWTRLKPGFFSDTSKLPLSSVESIQTDWISFPDPEEKWSPIFHRLEKKTYTGEKKVDFERKKFNHFVPLTEFGKFTRGIATGDNNFFLFTKEMVEASGIPEKHFKTCIPKSQYARNRIFLHSDWEELSRKGAKVWLLDVKLEFDPKDSLALQNHLQSGITRGVHKRFLPSRRKNWYTQESKSACPILASSFHRIEIRIVRNFSNVVHLTCFHGFNPAFNMEEWVDALYAYLISSVSKKDLEARRREYARGLWKAEPGDLNSLWVPDFRRLDSQIQKELQILVSDLKQARFSSEKENYILHRIDSIFKEGLI encoded by the coding sequence ATGTCTCAAGAGGTAAATCGAAAAAATAAAAATAAATTTCTAGGACAGTTTTTTACGCCCGAAAGGGTTGCCGGTTTCCTGGTAGATTGGATTTTGGGGGCTGAGCGTATCGCCTCCCAAGAAGGCTTGAAACGTATACTGGATCCAGCGATTGGAAACGGAATATTTTTTGAAAGTGTTCTTGATAAACTTCCTAATCTCGATGCTGAATGGGTTGGCTTTGACTTGGATACACAATGCCTGAGTGCTAGTCGTAGTGCACTTGAAAATAGGATCTCGAAAACTAGTATACTTAGTTTTTACGATCGCGATTTTCTGTTACAGAAAGAGAGTCAAAAATTTGATGCCATACTATGTAATCCTCCGTATCGAAAGATCAGCGATAAAAATTACTCCAGAGAATTGATTCAGCAATTCGAAGGAAAATCGGATAGAAAACTTCCGGGAACGGCAAACCTTTATGTTTTCTTTTTATTGAAATGTTTAAATCTAATCAATGTAGGAGGTCGGGCGGCCTTTCTCGTTCCGCAAGATTTTTTCAATTCCGGTTACGGAGTATTTATCAAGTCCGCATTACAAGAATCTGGTTTGTTACATTCCTTGTTTCTTTTTTCCCCTCAAGACAGTCTTTTCGACGAAGCGATTACAAGTTCTTGTATTCTTCTATTAGAAAATTCTGAAAAAGAAAAAAAGTCGGGATTTTATTGGACGAGGCTCAAACCTGGATTTTTTTCCGATACATCCAAACTCCCTCTAAGTTCTGTCGAGTCGATTCAGACGGATTGGATTTCCTTTCCCGATCCGGAGGAAAAGTGGAGTCCTATCTTTCATCGACTCGAAAAGAAAACTTATACCGGCGAAAAAAAGGTGGATTTTGAAAGAAAAAAATTCAACCATTTCGTCCCGTTGACGGAGTTCGGAAAATTTACGAGAGGAATTGCAACCGGGGATAATAATTTCTTTCTGTTTACGAAAGAAATGGTGGAGGCTTCCGGAATTCCCGAAAAACATTTTAAGACTTGTATTCCAAAATCTCAATATGCAAGAAATAGAATATTTTTGCATTCCGATTGGGAAGAGTTGAGTCGAAAAGGCGCTAAGGTCTGGTTGTTGGACGTGAAGTTGGAATTCGATCCGAAGGATTCTCTCGCGTTGCAGAATCATTTACAATCTGGAATTACGAGAGGGGTTCATAAGAGGTTTCTTCCTTCCAGAAGAAAAAACTGGTACACGCAGGAATCTAAATCTGCATGTCCGATTCTTGCTTCCAGCTTTCATCGGATCGAGATCCGGATTGTCAGGAATTTTAGCAATGTCGTTCACCTGACTTGTTTTCACGGATTCAATCCGGCTTTCAATATGGAAGAATGGGTGGATGCACTTTATGCTTATCTTATCTCTTCGGTTTCTAAAAAAGATTTGGAAGCCAGAAGAAGAGAGTATGCAAGAGGTCTTTGGAAGGCCGAGCCGGGAGATCTCAATTCTCTTTGGGTTCCCGATTTCAGAAGACTTGATTCTCAAATACAAAAAGAATTACAGATTTTGGTTTCCGATTTGAAACAAGCCCGTTTTTCTTCCGAAAAGGAAAATTACATTTTGCATAGAATTGACTCCATTTTTAAGGAAGGGTTGATCTGA
- a CDS encoding biotin--[acetyl-CoA-carboxylase] ligase: protein MQNVLLQPEKGIFMDSVTSTNSVIKSQEFPHGTWIVAEEQTAGRGRKDRTWEVFGEESLIFSGKIGLENFDGGPGLSLFIGTAVCKAILSVYPELTREIKIKWPNDLYRGNKKVAGILIETEVEGSSATLIVGIGMNLYGKKESIPAHLTDAGYLNTNPNRAGKKNEIVEKLIPFLNEAILLWKDTEGRKKELILLNELLLWKGQSVSYTENGQLQTGVLEGLSENGSLILKTPSGTKLDFMDSPEDFHSLN from the coding sequence ATGCAGAACGTATTACTTCAGCCGGAAAAGGGAATCTTTATGGATTCCGTGACTTCCACAAACTCGGTCATCAAAAGTCAGGAGTTCCCGCACGGAACTTGGATCGTAGCGGAGGAGCAGACCGCTGGAAGAGGAAGAAAGGATCGAACTTGGGAAGTGTTTGGTGAAGAATCTTTGATTTTTTCCGGGAAAATCGGTCTGGAAAATTTCGACGGAGGACCGGGACTTTCACTTTTTATAGGCACCGCAGTTTGTAAGGCGATTCTTTCCGTGTACCCGGAACTCACTCGGGAAATCAAAATCAAATGGCCGAATGATTTATATCGAGGTAACAAAAAGGTTGCAGGAATTCTAATAGAGACTGAAGTCGAAGGTTCTTCCGCTACTTTGATTGTAGGAATCGGAATGAACTTGTATGGAAAAAAAGAATCGATTCCAGCTCATCTTACGGACGCGGGTTATTTGAATACAAATCCGAATCGAGCGGGTAAAAAAAACGAGATCGTGGAAAAGTTGATACCATTTTTGAACGAAGCGATACTTCTTTGGAAGGATACGGAAGGAAGAAAAAAGGAACTTATTTTGTTAAACGAACTCCTTCTTTGGAAAGGACAATCCGTCAGTTACACCGAAAATGGGCAGTTACAAACTGGAGTATTGGAGGGACTCAGTGAAAATGGTTCCTTAATCCTAAAAACTCCTTCTGGGACTAAGTTGGATTTTATGGACAGCCCGGAAGACTTCCACTCCTTAAACTAA